Within bacterium, the genomic segment GCCGAATCCAACGAGGTGCGCGGCGAGATCGCCGTCGTCGTGGGCGGCTGCGCGCTCTGGCTGCTGACGGCGTCGAAGTTCGCGGTGGCCCGCGTCGAGACGGACCGCTACCGGTTCACCGACCGCGCCGAGCTGGAGTGGCGCCTGCGCTGGGCGCTGGGCCGCAACATGTGGCGCTTCGACACCGCCGCGTTCACCGACTCGCTGCGCCTGCTGCCGTGGGTCCGCGACGCCGAGGTCACGCGCCTGCTGCCCTCGACCCTGCACGTCCGCCTGCAGGAGTGGCGGCCGCAGGTCGTGGTGGCCGGCGGGGGGGACCGCGACGTGCTGGTCGAGAACGGCCGCCGGCTGCGGTTGCCCGACGTGCTGCCGCCGCTGGACCTGCCGCTGCTGGTGGACCGCGTCGGCGACGCCGGCCGCGGCCTGCCGCCGCGCGACGCCGACATGCTGCGCGATCTCGTGGACGCCGTGCGCGGCACGGGGCTGGAGACGGCGCACCCGGTCGATTTCGTCCTGCGCGACGAGCGCGGCCTGTCGCTCGTGCTGGCGGGAGAGGGCGGCCGCCTGATCCTCGGCCGCGAGGGCTTCACCGCGCGCCTGACGCGGTATCTCGGCGTCCGGGACAGCATCCCGGACAGTTGCATCGTCGACCTGCGCTTCCAGGGCCAGGTCTCGGTCGAAAAACCGGCTCCGCCCGACACCACGGAGCCGACGCGAGAGAAGGACGACCATGGAACATGATCAGCTGATCGTCGCCTGCGACCTCGGCAGCACGGAATTCCGCGTCCTGGTGGCCGCGCCGTCGCCGGAGGGGGGGCTGACGGTGCTCGGCACGGGCAGCGCCGAGGCGGCGGGCTTCCGCGACGGCGACTTCGTGGACGTCGGGTCCGGCAGCCGGGCGATCGCCAAGGCGGTGCGCGCCGCCGAGGCGTCGGCGAACGTGGACATCGCGGGGTTCTGCTACGGCATCTCCGGCTCGCACCTGCGCTCGCTGTGGGCGCGCGGTCAGCACAAGATCGGGCCCAACCGCCGCGCCGTGGACGCGCGCGACGTCGAGGCGGTCCTGGAGAAGGCCACCAGCATCGCCATCCCGTTCGATCACGCCATCCTGGCCTCGAATCCCGTGTCCTACACCGTGGACGGGATCCCGGGCGTCGTCGACCCGCTCGACCGGCCGGGTTCGCTGCTGGAGGTGGACGCCTACCTCGTCACGGGTTCCAGCAGCGTCCAGCACAACCTCGAGCACACGATCGAGAAGTCGGGCTACCACGCCGCGAGCTGGCACATCGACGCGCTGGCGACGGCTTCGGCGCTGCTGTCGCCGCAGGAGCGGCAGGAGGGCGTGCTGCTGCTGGACATCGGCGGGCTGCACACGCAGTGGGTGATCCACCGCTCCGGCCGGATCGCCGGCAGCGGCGCCGTTCCCTGGGGCGGCGTGCACATGACCAACGACCTGGCCCACGGCCTGCGCGTCAGCGCCGCCGAGGCCGAGACCATCAAGCGGCAGCGAGGGCTGGCGCTGCGCAGCCTCGCCGAGGACGTCGATCCCGAGGTGCTCTTCGAGGAGGGCGAGCCCGACGAGTCGCCGGGGCTGGTCGCCGCGATCCTGGAACCCCGCCTCGAGGAGATCGTCTCGCTCGTGAAGCGCGACATGGGGCAGGACTTCCAGCAGTCCCTGCTGCACCGCGGCGTCGTGGTGACCGGCGGCGGTTCGCGCTGCGCGGGCACCGAGCAGCTGATCGAGGAGGTGCTGTCGCTGCCGGCGCAGCGCCGCCTGGCTCCCCTGGGACTGTCCGGGGGCAAGCCCCTGCCCGAGGGCCAGTGGGCCACCGCGGTCGGCCTGGCCTTCTGGGCGCTGGGCGGCGGCCAGGACGCCGGCGCGGAGGGCGGGCCCGGGGAACCGCCCCACAGGCCGAAGGGCTGGCTCGGGGGGCTGTTCCGCCGCCGTTGAGCGGGATGGCAAAAAACCACGACCCCTGGGGAAAAACCTGTTGGACACCCCCAGCATGATGTGTTAAGAAATAAGTCAGCATTCCGTTGAGATCCACCGACGGCACACCCGATCACGGAGGAGAGGGGCTGTCATGTTCGAACTCGTCGAACCCACCGAGAGACTCGCCAGGATCCGCGTCGCCGGCGTCGGCGGCGCAGGCGGCAACGCCATCAACCGCATGATCGATTCCGGTCTCGACGGTGTCGACTTCATCGCGGTCAACACCGACCTGCAGGCCCTGCACTCCTCGCGCGCCGACACGGTGCTGCAGATCGGCTGCGTGACCACGCGCGGTCTGGGCTCCGGCGGCGATCCCGACGTCGGCCGCCACGCCGTCGTCGAGGACGAGACCCTGGTCCGCGACGCGCTCGAGGGCAGCGACATGGTCTTCGTCACCGCCGGCATGGGCGGCGGCACCGGCACCGGCGCCGCGCCGGTCGTGGCCCGCATCGCGCGCGAACTCGGCGCGCTGACCGTCGGCGTGGTCACCAAGCCGTTCCGCTTCGAGGGCCGCGTCCGCCTGCGCCAGGCGGAAGCCGGCCTCGCCGAACTGCGCGAGTCGGTGGACACCCTGATCGTGATCCCCAACGAGCGGCTGCTCGAGGTCGTGCCGCCGGACACGTCGATGACCGAAGCCTTCCGCTTCGCCGACACCGTGCTCTACGAGGCGACGCGCGGGATCCACGACATCATCATGAAGCCCCACATGGTCAACCTCGACTTCGCCGACGTGCGCTCGGTGATGCAGGGCATGGGCGTCGCGCTGATGGGGACGGGCAAGGCGACCGGCGAGAACCGCGCCGAGGTCGCGGCGCGCGCGGCCATCAGCTCGCCGCTGCTCGAGGATGTCGACATCCGCGGCGCGAAGGGCGTGCTGGTGAACCTCACCAGCGCCGAGGTCAGCCTGAAGGAGACCAACGCCGTGATGAGCCTCGTGCAGGAGGCCGCCGGCGACCAGGCCCACATCATCTTCGGCTACGGGATCGAGCCGGACCTGGGCGACACGCTCCAGGTCACGGTCATCGCCACCGGCTTCGACCGCGGCGGCGTGTACGAGCCCGTGGCCAAGCCCGCCGCCGTCGCGGCCCTCGCCGCGGCCGCCGTCGACGAGACGCCCGTCGCGGCTGAACCCGCGGCTGAAGAGCCCGCGGCCGCAGAACCCGCGCCGCCCGCCTGGGACGCGCCTGTCGACGAGACCATCGGCGCGGACGAGCCGGCCGAACCGTCGTTCGCCGCCGCGCGACTCGACGAGACGCCGGTCCTGTCGTTCGTCGACTTCGAACCCGACTTCGCCGCGGCGGCCTTCGCGGAGGAACCCGCGGACGGCACGGACGAGGGGATGCCGGAGGAGGCCGCGCCCGCGCCGCCGATCCTGCGCGTCATGGCGGCCGCCGCGGGCGCCGCCGCGTCGTCGGTCGTCCTGCCCCCGGCCGCGGCCGCCTGGCCCGCGGCCGACGCGACGCTGCGTTTCGACGACGAGGAGTCGGATCTGGCGGCGCCGCCGCCGGCCGCGACCGGCCGCGCCGCCCGCGTCGACTCCAACGTCGTGCCGCTGCACGAGGTGCGGGAGCTTTCCGACCGCCTGGCGCCGTCCGGCCGCCGCACCGCCGCGCCGGTGGGGGAGGCGGCGCGTCGCGATCTCTCGGAGCCCGCGTACACCCGCAAATACCTGGACTGAGATGCCGCTGTGGGGCAAATGGTGGGGACGCCGGAGCGGTGACGCGCACCACTCCGGCGTTTCGCTTTGCGAGCAGGGCCGTTACGACGAGGCCCTGCCCCTGCTGCGCGCGGCCGACGCCCTCCGGGAGGGTCGGGCCACCCCGCTCTCCGACTTCCACCTGCGCCAGTGCCTGACCCAGCTGGGCCGCCGGCTGGTGAGCGCGGGCGATCCCGCCGGCGCG encodes:
- a CDS encoding FtsQ-type POTRA domain-containing protein, encoding AESNEVRGEIAVVVGGCALWLLTASKFAVARVETDRYRFTDRAELEWRLRWALGRNMWRFDTAAFTDSLRLLPWVRDAEVTRLLPSTLHVRLQEWRPQVVVAGGGDRDVLVENGRRLRLPDVLPPLDLPLLVDRVGDAGRGLPPRDADMLRDLVDAVRGTGLETAHPVDFVLRDERGLSLVLAGEGGRLILGREGFTARLTRYLGVRDSIPDSCIVDLRFQGQVSVEKPAPPDTTEPTREKDDHGT
- the ftsA gene encoding cell division protein FtsA, encoding MEHDQLIVACDLGSTEFRVLVAAPSPEGGLTVLGTGSAEAAGFRDGDFVDVGSGSRAIAKAVRAAEASANVDIAGFCYGISGSHLRSLWARGQHKIGPNRRAVDARDVEAVLEKATSIAIPFDHAILASNPVSYTVDGIPGVVDPLDRPGSLLEVDAYLVTGSSSVQHNLEHTIEKSGYHAASWHIDALATASALLSPQERQEGVLLLDIGGLHTQWVIHRSGRIAGSGAVPWGGVHMTNDLAHGLRVSAAEAETIKRQRGLALRSLAEDVDPEVLFEEGEPDESPGLVAAILEPRLEEIVSLVKRDMGQDFQQSLLHRGVVVTGGGSRCAGTEQLIEEVLSLPAQRRLAPLGLSGGKPLPEGQWATAVGLAFWALGGGQDAGAEGGPGEPPHRPKGWLGGLFRRR
- the ftsZ gene encoding cell division protein FtsZ, encoding MFELVEPTERLARIRVAGVGGAGGNAINRMIDSGLDGVDFIAVNTDLQALHSSRADTVLQIGCVTTRGLGSGGDPDVGRHAVVEDETLVRDALEGSDMVFVTAGMGGGTGTGAAPVVARIARELGALTVGVVTKPFRFEGRVRLRQAEAGLAELRESVDTLIVIPNERLLEVVPPDTSMTEAFRFADTVLYEATRGIHDIIMKPHMVNLDFADVRSVMQGMGVALMGTGKATGENRAEVAARAAISSPLLEDVDIRGAKGVLVNLTSAEVSLKETNAVMSLVQEAAGDQAHIIFGYGIEPDLGDTLQVTVIATGFDRGGVYEPVAKPAAVAALAAAAVDETPVAAEPAAEEPAAAEPAPPAWDAPVDETIGADEPAEPSFAAARLDETPVLSFVDFEPDFAAAAFAEEPADGTDEGMPEEAAPAPPILRVMAAAAGAAASSVVLPPAAAAWPAADATLRFDDEESDLAAPPPAATGRAARVDSNVVPLHEVRELSDRLAPSGRRTAAPVGEAARRDLSEPAYTRKYLD